GCGGACACGGTGCGGTGGGGGATCCTGGCGACCGGCGGGATAGCGGGCGCGTTCACCGCGGACCTGATCGACCTGCCGGACGCGGAGGTCGTGGCGGTGGCGTCCCGGTCGGAGGCGTCCGCGAAGACGTTCGCCGAACGGTTCGGGATCCCGCGGGCGTACGGCGACTGGAACGCGCTCGCGCGGGACGAGGACATCGATGTCGTCTACGTCGCCACGCCGCACACGGCGCACCGGACCGCCGCCGGTCTGTGTCTGGCGGCCGGGCGCAACGTGCTGTGCGAGAAGCCGTTCACGCTGAACGTGCGCGAGGCGGCGGAACTCGTCGCGCTGGCGCGGGAGCACGGGCGCTTCCTGATGGAGGCGATGTGGATGTACTGCAATCCGCTGGTGCGGCGGCTGAAGTCGCTGGTCGACGACGGGGCGATCGGTGAAGTGCGCACGGTCCAGGCCGACTTCGGGCTGGCCGGTCCGTTCCCGCCCTCGCACCGGCTGCGGAACCCGGAGCTGGGCGGGGGCGCGCTGCTCGATCTCGGCGTGTATCCGGTGTCGTTCGCGCAGCTGCTGCTCGGGGAGCCGTCGGACATCGCGGCGAGAGCGGTGCTCTCCGAGGAGGGCGTCGATCTCCAGACGGGAGCACTGCTCTCCTGGGAGAGCGGCGCTCTTGCCTCGGTGCACTGCTCCATCGTCGGCGGCACGGCGACCTCCGCCTCGGTCACCGGCTCGCAGGGCCGTATCGACATCCCGCACGGCTTCTTCTTCCCGGACCGCTTCGTGCTGCACCGCGACGGCCGTGACCCCGAGGAGTTCACGGCCGACCCGGCGGACGGGCCCCGCAACAGCCTCCGTCACGAGGCGGCCGAGGTGATGCGCGCCGTGCGCGCCGGTGAGAGCGAGTCCCCGCTCGTCCCGCTCGACGGCACGCTCGCCGTGATGCGGACGCTCGACGCGATCCGGGACCGCGTCGGCGTCCGCTATCCGGGCGAGACCCCGGACGAGGACCTCACGGCCGAGCTCACGCCGGCTTGAGCCCCTGCTCCCCCACCTGAGTCACGAAGGACGCGGCCGTCGTGACCGGCGCCCCCTGCCGGGTCACGTACGGCACGGTCTTGAAGTCGGCCCGCGCCGACTCCTGCCCGAGGGCGACGGTGACGTAGCCGCGCCGGCCGTTGAAGAACTTCAGGTGCGGGTTGGCGCCCATGTAGGTGTCCCAGGTGGCGGGCTTGTCGGCGCCGTCCCGGCCGCTGGAGATCGACGTCGCCACGATCTCGGTGCCGAGGGTGGCGGAGGACTGGTCGTCGAAGTCGTCCTTGATGTCGAAGGCGTACGCCGCGTGCACGTCGCCGCTGAGGACCATCAGGTTCTCGACACCGGCGGCCTTCGCCCCGTCGAGGACGCGCCGGCGTGAGGCGCTGTAGCCGTCCCAGGCGTCCATCGACACCCGCGACGGGGTGGTGGCGTCCATGTGCCGCCGGGCGAACAGGACCTGCTGCGGTACGACGTTCCACAGCGCCCGTGAGGAGCGCCAGCCGTCGAGCAGCCACCGTTCCTGCGTCGCGCCGGTCATGGTGCGCGCCGGGTCGTCGGACTCGGGGCCGGGGACGTGCGCCTTGTCGCCGTAGGCCTGGTCGGAGCGGTACTGGCGGGTGTCCAGGACGTCGAACTGGGCGAGCCGGCCCCAGTGCAGGCGGCGGTAGAGCCGCATGTCCGGTCCGGCGGGGCGCTGCGGCTGCCGCAGCGGCTGGTTCTCCCAGTAGGCGCGGTAGGCGGAGGCGCGGCGCAACAGGAACTCCTCCGGCGGGACGCTGTTCTCGGGGATGTCATCGGCGTAGTTGTTCTCGGTCTCGTGGTCGTCCCAGGTGACGACGAAGGGGTGCGCGGCGTGCGCGGCGACGAGGTCGGGGTCGGACTTGTAGAGGGCGTACCGCAGGCGGTAGTCCTCCAGGGTCAGCGTCTCGCGGTTGAAGAGGCCGGGCAGCGTGCGGTCGGTGTAGTTGCGCTGGCCGCCGGCGGAGTTGACGGCGTACTCGTAGAGGTAGTCGCC
The genomic region above belongs to Streptomyces coeruleorubidus and contains:
- a CDS encoding Gfo/Idh/MocA family protein gives rise to the protein MTADTVRWGILATGGIAGAFTADLIDLPDAEVVAVASRSEASAKTFAERFGIPRAYGDWNALARDEDIDVVYVATPHTAHRTAAGLCLAAGRNVLCEKPFTLNVREAAELVALAREHGRFLMEAMWMYCNPLVRRLKSLVDDGAIGEVRTVQADFGLAGPFPPSHRLRNPELGGGALLDLGVYPVSFAQLLLGEPSDIAARAVLSEEGVDLQTGALLSWESGALASVHCSIVGGTATSASVTGSQGRIDIPHGFFFPDRFVLHRDGRDPEEFTADPADGPRNSLRHEAAEVMRAVRAGESESPLVPLDGTLAVMRTLDAIRDRVGVRYPGETPDEDLTAELTPA
- a CDS encoding alkaline phosphatase D family protein, which translates into the protein MTPAAHPSQHAPELRAAARHIGRRRFLTATGAAAALAFATNLPSPGVAAAAELDAARITENPFTLGVASGDPLPGSVILWTRLAPAPFQADSGLPAERVTVHWELAHDERFRRIARRGTATAHPEFHHTVHVEAGHLDAGRVYYYRFRVGRWVSPTGRTRTAPDPGSRVPELTLAAVSCQAYHDGYYTPYAHLAADDVDLVLHLGDYLYEYAVNSAGGQRNYTDRTLPGLFNRETLTLEDYRLRYALYKSDPDLVAAHAAHPFVVTWDDHETENNYADDIPENSVPPEEFLLRRASAYRAYWENQPLRQPQRPAGPDMRLYRRLHWGRLAQFDVLDTRQYRSDQAYGDKAHVPGPESDDPARTMTGATQERWLLDGWRSSRALWNVVPQQVLFARRHMDATTPSRVSMDAWDGYSASRRRVLDGAKAAGVENLMVLSGDVHAAYAFDIKDDFDDQSSATLGTEIVATSISSGRDGADKPATWDTYMGANPHLKFFNGRRGYVTVALGQESARADFKTVPYVTRQGAPVTTAASFVTQVGEQGLKPA